One region of Gossypium raimondii isolate GPD5lz chromosome 6, ASM2569854v1, whole genome shotgun sequence genomic DNA includes:
- the LOC105774552 gene encoding LOW QUALITY PROTEIN: putative pentatricopeptide repeat-containing protein At1g10330 (The sequence of the model RefSeq protein was modified relative to this genomic sequence to represent the inferred CDS: deleted 1 base in 1 codon) has protein sequence MNSEYLHLQRFIERPNQIKQIHSLLITTALLFNTVSKWKPTLLYNTLIRAYLNIIPHCSLTLFTFMLHHRAPPNGHTFTSLFKAASTSQSLASLSAHPLHAQALKRGVLTDSFVQTSLLGLYAKLGSLSNVRKVFEEILNPCIVACNVMLDAFGRNGDMGSALFFFDRMSEKDVVSWTSVINGFVRSKQFAKAIWVFEKMIEFSVKRSEATYVNVLSCCANLEEQSGFYQGRQIHGYIFRNEGVMTVFMGTALIDFYGKRGHLEFAFRVINQMLDREVCTWNAMISSFACNGREKEALDLFEKMKVDGMCPNEVTFVAVLTACARTKRVQLGSQFFQSTRCQYGIVPIMEHYRCMVDLLGRAGLLTQATEFVNTMPFQPDASVLGALLGACKIHGAIELGNEVGRRLLELQPRHCGLYLALSTINADKERWDRAADLRKAIVEAGIRKVPAYSFIDSV, from the exons ATGAACTCTGAGTATCTGCACCTTCAACGTTTCATCGAACGTCCAAACCAAATCAAGCAAATCCATTCCCTGCTAATCACCACCGCTCTCCTCTTCAATACTGTTTCCAAATGGAAACCAACCCTCCTTTACAACACCTTAATAAGGGCCTATCTCAACATAATCCCACATTGTTCCCTTACACTCTTCACCTTCATGCTTCATCATCGGGCACCCCCCAATGGCCACACTTTCACTTCCCTTTTCAAAGCCGCCTCTACCTCCCAATCCTTAGCCTCGCTCTCT GCGCACCCCCTCCATGCCCAAGCACTAAAGCGTGGCGTCTTGACTGACTCCTTCGTGCAAACATCGTTGCTTGGTTTGTATGCTAAACTCGGTAGCCTAAGTAATGTGCGTAAAGTGTTCGAAGAAATTCTTAACCCGTGCATCGTCGCGTGTAATGTGATGCTTGATGCTTTTGGGAGAAATGGTGATATGGGTTCTgctcttttcttctttgaccGCATGAGTGAAAAGGATGTGGTGTCTTGGACAAGTGTTATTAATGGTTTCGTAAGGAGCAAACAGTTTGCAAAGGCTATTTGGGTTTTTGAGAAAATGATAGAATTTTCGGTTAAACGGAGTGAGGCTACTTATGTTAACGTGCTCTCTTGTTGTGCTAATTTAGAAGAGCAAAGTGGGTTTTACCAAGGGAGGCAGATACATGGGTATATTTTCAGAAACGAGGGCGTTATGACTGTTTTCATGGGCACGgcattgattgatttttatggAAAAAGAGGTCATCTAGAGTTTGCCTTTAGAGTTATTAATCAAATGTTGGATAGAGAGGTTTGTACTTGGAATGCAATGATCTCTTCTTTTGCATGTAATGGTAGAGAAAAGGAGGCTTTGGACTTGTTTGAGAAGATGAAAGTGGACGGAATGTGTCCGAATGAGGTCACATTTGTTGCTGTCCTTACAGCATGTGCTCGCACTAAGAGAGTGCAGTTGGGTTCACAATTCTTTCAATCAACGCGGTGCCAATATGGCATTGTGCCAATAATGGAACACTACAGGTGTATGGTAGATCTTTTAGGCAGAGCAGGCCTTTTGACTCAAGCGACTGAGTTTGTAAACACTATGCCTTTTCAACCTGATGCTTCGGTTTTGGGGGCTCTTTTAGGTGCTTGTAAGATTCATGGTGCCATTGAACTTGGAAATGAAGTGGGGAGAAGGTTGCTTGAGTTGCAGCCACGACATTGCGGACTATATTTAGCATTGTCTACCATAAATGCCGACAAGGAGAGATGGGATCGTGCAGCTGACTTGAGGAAAGCCATTGTAGAAGCAGGTATCAGGAAAGTTCCAGCTTATAGCTTCATTGATTCCGTGTAA
- the LOC105774553 gene encoding uncharacterized protein LOC105774553, producing the protein MEGERRRRRRSFKERLGFKVMGCCGGSKWGFGSTTMSLRDEDEAEIEEEEERVAAADPGCVNPAPVPTGMNLAAALAAERHYRASGSPTSNVGGGRTPGTPLRVSLMRLLEEADGGGGEEEEEKGRRMEMGSDRICCVCMGRKKGAAFIPCGHTFCRVCSREVWLNRGSCPLCNRSILEILDIF; encoded by the coding sequence ATGGAAGGGGAAAGgagaaggaggaggaggagtTTCAAAGAACGGCTGGGATTTAAAGTGATGGGTTGTTGTGGTGGGTCTAAATGGGGATTCGGGTCAACGACCATGAGCCTCAGAGACGAAGATGAAGCTGAAatagaagaagaggaagaacgAGTAGCAGCAGCGGATCCAGGTTGCGTCAACCCGGCTCCGGTTCCGACAGGCATGAACCTAGCCGCTGCTTTAGCAGCCGAGCGACATTATCGGGCATCGGGGTCGCCGACAAGTAATGTGGGTGGGGGGAGAACACCAGGGACGCCGCTAAGGGTATCGTTGATGAGGCTGTTGGAGGAGGCGGACGGCGGCGGAGGTgaggaggaggaagaaaaaGGGAGGAGGATGGAAATGGGGAGTGATAGGATATGCTGCGTGTGCATGGGGAGGAAGAAAGGTGCGGCTTTTATCCCATGTGGGCACACTTTTTGCAGGGTGTGTTCGAGGGAAGTGTGGTTGAATCGAGGGAGTTGTCCCCTCTGCAACCGTTCCATCCTCGAGATTCTTGACATTTTCTGA
- the LOC105773340 gene encoding 1-aminocyclopropane-1-carboxylate oxidase codes for MELVKEKTKMEVAFPVIDLSKINGEERGATMDMIKDACENWGFFELMNHGISHELMDTVERLTKEHYKKCMEERFKEMVTSKGLEVVQSEITDMDWESTFSLCHLPKSNLYEIPDLEDDYRKVMKQFAVELKKLAEKLLDILCENLGLEQGYLKKVFYGSKGPTFGTKVSNYPPCPKPDLIKGLRAHTDAGGIILLFQDDKVSGLQLLKDDQWIDVPPLKHFIVINLGDQLEVISNGKYKSVMHRVLAQTDGTRMSIASFYNPGSDAVIYPAPALVDKEAKKPIAYPKFMFEDYMKVYPSLKFEDKEPRFEAMKTMESAVSLGPIATV; via the exons ATGGAGTTAgtgaaagagaaaacaaaaatggagGTAGCTTTCCCTGTTATTGACTTGTCCAAAATCAATGGTGAGGAGAGAGGAGCCACCATGGACATGATCAAAGATGCTTGTGAGAATTGGGGTTTCTTTGAG ctGATGAACCATGGAATATCTCATGAACTGATGGACACTGTGGAGAGACTAACAAAGGAGCACTACAAAAAGTGCATGGAGGAAAGGTTCAAAGAAATGGTGACAAGTAAAGGTCTTGAAGTTGTTCAATCTGAGATCACCGACATGGACTGGGAAAGCACTTTCTCCTTGTGCCACTTGCCTAAATCAAACCTTTATGAAATTCCTGATCTTGAAGATGATTACAG GAAGGTGATGAAGCAATTTGCAGTGGAGTTAAAGAAGCTGGCTGAGAAACTTTTGGACATACTGTGTGAGAATCTTGGGTTGGAACAGGGTTACCTGAAGAAAGTGTTTTATGGTTCCAAAGGGCCAACTTTTGGTACCAAAGTTAGCAACTACCCTCCATGCCCTAAACCAGACCTAATCAAGGGGCTAAGGGCTCACACTGATGCTGGTGGAATCATATTACTCTTCCAAGATGACAAGGTCAGTGGGCTTCAACTCCTCAAGGATGACCAATGGATTGATGTCCCTCCATTAAAACACTTCATTGTCATCAACCTTGGTGACCAACTTGAGGTGATCAGCAATGGCAAGTACAAGAGTGTGATGCACCGTGTGCTGGCTCAAACAGATGGGACCCGAATGTCCATTGCTTCCTTTTACAATCCTGGAAGTGATGCTGTTATATATCCAGCACCTGCTTTGGTGGACAAAGAAGCTAAGAAACCCATTGCGTACCCAAAATTCATGTTCGAGGACTACATGAAGGTTTACCCCTCCTTGAAGTTCGAAGACAAGGAGCCGAGGTTCGAAGCCATGAAGACCATGGAATCCGCCGTTAGCTTGGGTCCTATTGCAACTGTTTGA
- the LOC105773341 gene encoding 1-aminocyclopropane-1-carboxylate oxidase-like has product MEVAFPIIDLSTINGEERGATMDMIKDACENWGFFELMNHGISHELMDTVEKLTNEHYKKCMKERFKEMVTSKGLKVVQSEITGMDWESTFFLRHLPESNLYEILDLEDDYRKVMKQFAVELEKLPEKLLKILCENLGLEQGYLKKVFYGSKGPTFGTKVSNYPLCLKPNLIKGLRAHTDAGGIILLFQDDKVSGLQLLKDDQ; this is encoded by the exons atggagGTAGCATTCCCTATTATTGACTTGTCCACAATCAATGGTGAGGAGAGAGGAGCCACCATGGACATGATCAAAGATGCTTGTGAGAATTGGGGTTTCTTTGAG ctGATGAACCATGGAATATCTCATGAACTGATGGACACTGTGGAGAAACTAACAAATGAGCACTACAAAAAGTGCATGAAGGAAAGGTTCAAAGAAATGGTGACAAGTAAAGGTCTTAAAGTTGTTCAATCTGAGATAACTGGCATGGATTGGGAAAGCACTTTCTTCTTGCGCCACTTGCCTGAATCAAACCTTTATGAAATTCTTGATCTTGAAGATGATTACAG GAAGGTGATGAAACAATTTGCAGTGGAGTTGGAGAAGCTGCCagagaaacttttaaaaatattgtgtgAGAATCTTGGGTTGGAACAGGGTTACCTGAAGAAAGTGTTTTATGGTTCCAAAGGGCCAACTTTTGGTACCAAAGTTAGCAACTATCCTCTATGCCTTAAACCAAACCTAATCAAGGGGCTAAGGGCTCACACTGATGCTGGTGGAATCATATTACTCTTCCAAGACGACAAGGTCAGTGGGCTTCAACTCCTCAAGGATGACCAATGA